A single window of Halotalea alkalilenta DNA harbors:
- a CDS encoding aminotransferase — translation MRENDSTQSLIERDRAFVFHASTHLRDYAQGRAPGRVISGGRGIRLRDRDGHELIDGFAGLYCVNVGYGREEIIEAIAAQGRQLAYYHTYVGHTNEPLVELSEKVLGLAGQGMSKIYYGLSGSDANETQIKLVRYYANVLGTDKKKIISRTRGYHGSTIAAGSLTGLPSFHDHFDLPIAGILHTDAPYYYRRDRGEQSEREFSRQCAESLEALILREGPGTVGAFIAEPVLGTGGIVPPPQGYWEEIRAVLDRYQVLLIADEVVCGFGRLGVDFGSQYYAMKPDLITVAKGLTSAYLPLSGVMVGERVWKVLEQGTGEFGPIGHGYTYSGHPLGAVAALANLEIIQREGLTANAARVGAHLQARLAGRFGGHPLVGDVRGIGLLAALEFSPRPRERRQFDPALRIGARVGAAALEQGLIARAMPHGDILGFAPPLIITAEEVDDLVERAGRAVDRVRDELIREGVVLD, via the coding sequence ATGAGAGAGAACGACTCGACCCAATCGTTGATCGAGCGCGACCGCGCCTTCGTCTTCCATGCCTCCACCCACCTGCGCGACTACGCCCAGGGCAGGGCGCCAGGGAGGGTGATCAGCGGCGGTCGGGGCATTCGCCTGCGCGACCGCGACGGCCATGAGCTGATCGATGGCTTCGCCGGGCTCTACTGCGTCAACGTAGGCTATGGGCGTGAGGAGATCATCGAGGCGATCGCCGCCCAGGGGCGCCAGCTCGCCTACTACCACACTTATGTCGGCCACACCAACGAGCCGCTGGTCGAGCTCTCCGAGAAGGTACTCGGCCTCGCCGGGCAGGGGATGTCGAAGATCTACTACGGGCTCTCCGGCAGCGACGCCAATGAGACCCAGATCAAGCTGGTGCGCTACTACGCCAACGTGCTCGGCACCGACAAGAAGAAGATCATTTCGCGCACGCGCGGCTACCACGGCTCGACCATCGCCGCCGGTTCGCTGACCGGCTTGCCGAGCTTCCATGACCACTTCGACCTGCCGATCGCGGGCATTCTCCACACCGACGCACCTTACTACTATCGCCGCGACCGCGGTGAGCAGAGCGAGCGGGAGTTCTCGCGCCAGTGCGCCGAGAGCCTCGAAGCCCTGATCCTGCGCGAAGGGCCGGGCACGGTCGGGGCATTCATCGCTGAGCCGGTGCTCGGCACCGGCGGCATCGTGCCGCCGCCGCAGGGCTATTGGGAGGAGATCCGCGCGGTGCTGGACCGCTACCAAGTGCTTTTGATCGCCGATGAAGTGGTGTGCGGCTTCGGCCGGCTCGGTGTCGACTTCGGCTCCCAGTACTACGCGATGAAACCCGACCTGATCACCGTCGCCAAAGGGCTCACCAGCGCCTACCTGCCGCTTTCCGGAGTAATGGTCGGCGAGCGGGTCTGGAAGGTGCTGGAGCAGGGCACCGGTGAGTTCGGCCCGATCGGGCACGGCTACACCTATTCGGGGCACCCGCTCGGCGCCGTCGCCGCGCTGGCGAATCTGGAGATCATCCAGCGCGAGGGGCTGACCGCCAACGCTGCCCGGGTCGGTGCCCATCTCCAGGCCCGGCTGGCCGGGCGTTTCGGCGGGCATCCGCTGGTCGGCGACGTACGCGGCATCGGCCTTCTGGCCGCGCTCGAATTCTCGCCGCGACCGCGCGAGCGCAGGCAGTTCGATCCCGCGCTCAGGATCGGCGCACGGGTCGGCGCCGCAGCGCTCGAGCAGGGATTGATCGCCCGAGCGATGCCGCATGGTGACATCCTTGGTTTCGCTCCTCCTTTGATCATCACCGCGGAGGAGGTCGACGACCTGGTCGAGCGGGCAGGGCGCGCGGTTGACCGGGTGCGGGATGAATTGATCAGAGAAGGCGTGGTCTTGGACTAA
- a CDS encoding universal stress protein, translating to MKKLDTLLFATDFSTGAAHATEIANTLARLTGAKLHVVHVLTLLETSVYWQTPMIAAGVDQRRLDEELRTQAEHELGRFVERYFEDPAFGDPLEIERKVVEARVPFEAIIAEAERIGADMIVMGTHGRSGVLRALAGSTAERVVRHSPVPVLTSRG from the coding sequence ATGAAAAAGCTCGACACCCTGCTGTTCGCGACCGATTTCTCCACCGGTGCGGCCCACGCCACCGAGATCGCCAATACGCTTGCCCGTCTCACCGGAGCCAAGCTCCATGTCGTGCACGTGCTCACTTTGCTCGAGACCTCGGTCTATTGGCAGACGCCGATGATCGCCGCCGGGGTCGACCAGCGTCGGCTCGACGAGGAGCTGCGCACCCAGGCGGAACACGAACTGGGGAGATTCGTCGAACGCTACTTCGAGGATCCCGCGTTCGGTGACCCGCTCGAGATCGAGCGCAAGGTAGTGGAGGCCAGGGTGCCGTTCGAGGCGATCATCGCCGAGGCCGAGCGGATAGGCGCCGATATGATCGTGATGGGGACCCACGGGCGCAGCGGCGTACTGCGTGCCCTCGCGGGCTCGACCGCTGAGCGGGTGGTGCGCCATTCGCCGGTGCCGGTGCTCACCTCTCGGGGTTGA
- a CDS encoding NAD(P)-dependent oxidoreductase: MKVAVIGISGNAGSRLATELLARGHQVTGIARSPQSSPSHQWLTLVRGDANDAEGLAALLAGHDAVIHAARFSSVDPDAVIAAVERAEVPRLLLVGGAATLLDGQDRRLLDDPDFPAAYRDEAQGGARFLARLQQTSGLDWTFLSPSAELVIGERTEHFRLGEDHLLVDEQGRSWVSYEDLAVALVDELERPAHSRRRFTVGY; the protein is encoded by the coding sequence ATGAAAGTCGCAGTGATCGGTATCAGCGGTAACGCGGGATCGAGGCTCGCCACCGAGCTCCTCGCCAGAGGGCACCAAGTCACCGGGATAGCGCGCTCTCCCCAGTCGTCGCCATCGCATCAATGGCTCACTCTGGTGCGTGGCGACGCCAACGATGCCGAAGGGCTTGCGGCGCTGCTCGCGGGTCACGATGCGGTGATCCACGCGGCGCGCTTCTCCTCGGTGGACCCCGATGCGGTGATTGCCGCTGTCGAGCGTGCCGAGGTGCCGCGGCTTTTGCTGGTGGGCGGGGCGGCGACGCTGCTCGATGGGCAGGACAGGCGATTGCTGGATGACCCGGACTTCCCCGCTGCCTATCGTGACGAGGCGCAGGGCGGCGCGCGCTTCCTCGCCCGGTTGCAGCAGACCAGCGGGCTCGATTGGACCTTCCTTTCGCCCTCGGCGGAGCTGGTGATCGGCGAGCGGACCGAGCACTTCCGGCTAGGGGAAGACCATCTGCTGGTCGATGAGCAAGGGCGCAGTTGGGTCAGCTATGAAGATCTCGCCGTCGCCCTGGTCGATGAGCTCGAACGGCCGGCGCATTCGCGGCGCCGCTTCACCGTTGGCTACTAG
- a CDS encoding DUF481 domain-containing protein, whose protein sequence is MSPHLFRTVPLLFGAVFAAASAPALADIADFDVLDDPASAEQPFIGKVELGYTGHTGNSDSSSLNAATTMTWFSEPWSYSLWASANSASSGDETTAERYALGGRSRYNLSAQNYLFSQLSWQSNRFAGYQNRYTLAGGYGRQVLIGPPHSFSYEFGPGLRHDDLKEDGTETRMIGYGAINYGYQFSDTARFTQGVATEIAGNNTTTTAESALSVSMNANFTLRVAYSVEHNDSPPRAPTTRPIPPPRSRWSTAFEPARMNLKRRPVAAAFGWRGGKCRRS, encoded by the coding sequence GTGAGCCCCCATCTATTTCGCACCGTCCCACTGCTATTCGGCGCCGTCTTCGCGGCGGCCAGCGCTCCGGCACTGGCCGACATCGCCGACTTCGACGTGCTCGACGATCCGGCCTCCGCCGAGCAGCCCTTCATCGGCAAAGTGGAGCTGGGCTATACCGGACACACCGGCAATAGCGACTCCTCCAGCCTCAACGCCGCTACCACCATGACCTGGTTCAGCGAACCCTGGTCCTACAGCCTCTGGGCCTCGGCCAACAGCGCCTCCTCCGGCGACGAAACCACCGCGGAGCGCTATGCGCTGGGCGGCCGCAGCCGCTATAACCTGTCGGCGCAGAACTACTTGTTCAGCCAGCTGAGCTGGCAGAGCAATCGCTTCGCAGGCTACCAGAACCGCTACACCCTGGCCGGTGGCTATGGCCGGCAAGTGCTCATCGGCCCGCCGCACTCTTTCTCCTATGAGTTCGGCCCGGGGCTTCGCCACGATGATCTCAAGGAAGATGGCACCGAAACCCGGATGATCGGCTATGGTGCGATCAACTACGGCTATCAGTTCTCCGATACCGCGCGCTTCACCCAGGGCGTCGCGACCGAGATCGCCGGCAACAACACCACTACCACCGCGGAATCGGCGCTCAGCGTCTCGATGAATGCCAACTTCACCCTGCGCGTCGCCTACAGCGTCGAACATAACGACTCCCCCCCGAGGGCACCGACCACAAGACCGATACCACCACCACGGTCTCGCTGGTCTACGGCCTTTGAACCCGCTCGTATGAACCTGAAGCGGCGGCCGGTGGCCGCCGCTTTCGGTTGGAGAGGGGGAAAGTGCAGGAGAAGCTAG
- a CDS encoding MFS transporter — protein MLQPVSPQNDLPLESQRAEPEQSKRDEGALAPLRVPAYRAIWIAYLFANLGVWAQSVAAAWVVTSAQASPLMVAMIQVAASLPLVILSIVSGVVADNYDRRRIMLVGLGFEISGGVFVTACAFLGYLDPILLIMSILWISLGAAITIPAWQAAVNEQVPKRMVGSAVLLNSVNYNVARALGPALGGLLLSLVGPAWVFLFNCFCYVTLIWAIWRWRRALPERRLPPERLYEGVVAALHFTQYSSVTRLVMARSFAFGLSASSVWALLPLVAHQNPRGSASLYGLMLGALGLGAIFGSTQVGRVRQLLGSSRLISAAAATLALMLVLIGVSDTLWLLFPALVVIGSCWIAALATYNTSVQLLVPDWVKARALALYQTALYSGLALGSFLWGHLAETMGVHGALLAAGILLLLSAAIFLPSRLPELDSRGTAQVPLPRMAGPSFTFDPQRGSVQVSIEYRIPAERTRDFVRAARALRKLRMRNGAERWSLYRDVEEHELWQEVFLVRNWLQHLRMLDRMTISDKVVIDAVMTLHAGEAPPRVRHGVSYRSAPRSSAGEAQVA, from the coding sequence ATGTTGCAGCCCGTTTCACCCCAGAACGATCTCCCTCTCGAATCCCAGCGGGCCGAACCCGAGCAGAGCAAGCGCGACGAGGGCGCATTGGCGCCGCTTCGAGTACCTGCCTACCGAGCGATCTGGATCGCTTATCTGTTCGCCAACCTCGGTGTCTGGGCCCAGTCGGTGGCCGCCGCCTGGGTAGTCACCTCGGCGCAGGCAAGCCCGCTGATGGTGGCGATGATACAGGTTGCCGCCTCCCTGCCGCTGGTGATTCTTTCGATCGTCTCCGGGGTGGTCGCCGACAACTACGACCGTCGGCGGATCATGCTGGTGGGCCTGGGCTTCGAGATCAGCGGCGGGGTGTTCGTCACCGCTTGTGCGTTCCTCGGCTATCTCGACCCGATCCTTCTGATCATGTCGATCCTTTGGATCTCGCTGGGCGCGGCGATCACCATCCCGGCCTGGCAGGCGGCGGTCAACGAGCAGGTACCCAAGCGGATGGTCGGCAGCGCCGTGCTGCTCAACAGCGTCAACTACAACGTCGCCCGCGCGCTGGGGCCGGCGCTCGGGGGCTTGCTGCTCAGCCTGGTCGGTCCCGCCTGGGTGTTTTTGTTCAACTGCTTCTGCTACGTCACCCTGATCTGGGCGATCTGGCGCTGGCGGCGCGCGCTGCCCGAGCGGCGGCTGCCGCCCGAGCGGCTCTACGAGGGCGTGGTCGCGGCGCTGCACTTCACCCAGTACTCGAGCGTCACACGACTGGTGATGGCGCGCTCGTTCGCCTTCGGTCTCTCGGCCAGTTCGGTCTGGGCACTGCTGCCGCTGGTCGCCCACCAGAATCCGCGCGGCAGCGCCTCGCTCTATGGGTTGATGCTGGGCGCGCTGGGGCTCGGCGCGATCTTCGGCAGCACCCAGGTAGGCCGGGTGCGACAGCTGCTCGGCAGCAGTCGCTTGATCAGTGCAGCAGCGGCGACGCTTGCGCTGATGCTGGTACTGATCGGCGTGTCCGACACGCTCTGGCTGCTATTCCCCGCCCTGGTAGTGATCGGCAGCTGTTGGATCGCGGCGCTTGCAACCTACAACACCTCGGTGCAGCTGCTGGTGCCGGACTGGGTCAAGGCTCGGGCGCTGGCGCTCTACCAGACCGCGCTCTACAGCGGGCTGGCGCTGGGGTCGTTTCTCTGGGGGCACCTCGCCGAGACGATGGGAGTGCATGGCGCACTGCTCGCCGCTGGCATCCTGCTGCTGCTCTCGGCGGCGATCTTCCTGCCCTCGCGCCTGCCCGAGCTCGATTCACGGGGAACCGCGCAGGTGCCCCTGCCGAGAATGGCGGGACCCAGCTTCACCTTCGACCCTCAGCGGGGGTCGGTGCAGGTATCGATCGAATATCGCATCCCCGCGGAGCGCACGCGGGATTTCGTGCGCGCCGCCCGGGCGCTGCGCAAGCTCAGGATGCGCAACGGCGCGGAGCGCTGGTCGCTCTATCGCGACGTCGAGGAGCATGAGCTGTGGCAGGAGGTGTTTCTGGTGCGCAACTGGCTGCAGCACTTGAGGATGCTCGATCGCATGACGATCAGCGACAAGGTGGTCATCGATGCGGTGATGACCCTGCATGCGGGAGAGGCGCCGCCGAGAGTTCGCCACGGCGTGAGCTACCGCTCCGCGCCTCGATCAAGCGCGGGAGAAGCACAAGTGGCGTAG
- a CDS encoding DUF2076 domain-containing protein has product MSSADEQRLINGLFDRIKQAEQQTGERDAEAARLIKERLDAQPAAPYYMAQTIIIQESALERLNERVETLEKSLEQAKSERSSGGFLAGLFGGAAPQRNAAQAAPSPRAQRGSAQPQPGWGANNAQPQPQGGGRSFLSGALQTAAGVAGGVVLGNMLMNMFSGHSGEEIVNEGASNLDTAAQDASFDQGADQGYDDGMQDAGYDDGGGFDDFNDDEFI; this is encoded by the coding sequence ATGTCTTCAGCGGACGAGCAACGCCTGATCAACGGTCTCTTCGACCGCATCAAGCAGGCCGAACAGCAGACCGGCGAACGTGACGCCGAAGCCGCGCGGCTGATCAAGGAGCGCCTCGACGCCCAGCCGGCGGCGCCCTACTACATGGCGCAGACGATCATCATCCAGGAGTCCGCGCTCGAGCGCCTCAACGAGCGCGTCGAGACGCTGGAGAAATCGCTCGAACAAGCCAAGAGCGAACGTTCCAGCGGTGGCTTTCTCGCTGGCCTGTTCGGCGGCGCAGCCCCCCAGCGCAACGCAGCGCAGGCTGCGCCGAGCCCAAGGGCGCAGCGCGGCAGCGCACAGCCGCAGCCGGGCTGGGGCGCCAACAACGCCCAGCCACAGCCCCAGGGTGGCGGCAGGAGCTTCCTCTCCGGCGCGCTACAGACCGCGGCCGGGGTGGCCGGCGGTGTGGTGCTGGGCAACATGCTGATGAACATGTTCAGCGGCCACAGCGGCGAAGAGATCGTCAACGAAGGCGCCAGCAACCTCGATACCGCGGCGCAGGATGCAAGCTTTGACCAGGGTGCCGATCAGGGCTACGACGACGGCATGCAGGACGCAGGCTACGATGATGGCGGTGGCTTCGACGACTTCAACGACGACGAATTCATCTGA
- a CDS encoding HAD family hydrolase encodes MSERWSLIFDCDGTLVDSEPLLARELAVTFTSLGLPFEPQDYMLDYRGVAFPFILADLETRHGRKVDDMERRKELEQQMRASLEERMKQELEPIDGVAEALEALSAHPRCVASNGPLRKIKLSMSLSGLAAQFGDHLYSAYEVGIWKPDPGLYLYAAKALDTPPERCIVIDDAAVGLKSGIDAGMQVIHLNRFSERERTPEEAHEIRAMAQLPSMVEKIIAERSAASA; translated from the coding sequence ATGAGCGAGCGCTGGAGCCTGATCTTCGATTGCGACGGCACCCTGGTCGACAGCGAGCCGCTGCTGGCCAGAGAGCTGGCGGTGACTTTCACGAGCCTAGGGCTACCCTTCGAGCCGCAGGACTACATGCTCGACTACCGCGGCGTGGCCTTTCCGTTCATCCTCGCCGACCTGGAGACGCGCCACGGACGCAAGGTCGATGACATGGAACGGCGCAAGGAGCTGGAGCAGCAGATGCGCGCGAGCCTCGAGGAGCGGATGAAGCAGGAGCTCGAGCCCATCGACGGCGTCGCCGAGGCGCTCGAGGCGCTCAGCGCCCATCCGCGCTGTGTCGCCTCCAACGGGCCGCTGCGCAAGATCAAGCTCTCCATGTCGCTGAGCGGTCTGGCAGCGCAGTTCGGCGATCATCTCTATTCCGCCTACGAGGTCGGGATCTGGAAGCCGGACCCTGGGCTCTATCTCTACGCGGCAAAAGCGCTCGATACCCCGCCGGAGCGCTGCATCGTGATCGATGACGCGGCCGTAGGCCTCAAGTCGGGCATCGACGCAGGCATGCAGGTGATCCATCTCAATCGCTTCAGCGAGCGCGAGCGCACCCCCGAGGAAGCCCATGAGATTCGAGCGATGGCGCAGCTGCCATCGATGGTGGAGAAAATCATCGCCGAACGAAGCGCGGCGAGCGCTTAG